In the Primulina eburnea isolate SZY01 chromosome 15, ASM2296580v1, whole genome shotgun sequence genome, GAGTTGTGTTATTGTTGTTTTTTCCCATACACATTTTATTTATAAGTTCAACTATGGAAAGTCTTGATTATCATGAAATTCGTCATCTACTTTTGTTTCCAGGGTGGGGGGCCTTATTATCTTATAGGTCGAGCCTTGGGTCCTGAGGTCGGAGTAAGTATTGGACTATGCTTTTTCCTTGGAAATGCGGTTGCAGGATCTCTGTGAGTGCCTTGTGTTGATGGCTGAGAATGGATGTTGTATTTTGCAATCTGTCTGTTAGTTTGATCCAAGAAATTAGTAATTTGTTGATGTTTAATTCTCATTGTTTTATTTAACAGTTATGTCTTGGGGGCTGTGGAGACCTTCCTAAAAGCTGTTCCAGAAGCAGGGCTTTTCAGAGGTAATCTTGTATTGGTTTTTTGTGACCAGACctccttttttatttttattttttgcttCTGTGAAGACCTTCTTCACTTCCCTTGATCTTTTGAATCACTCAATCACCATCACTGTATGCTGTAATTACCTGAAAGGAGAAGTACAGAAACAGTGTAAAACCTTTTGAGATTGAGATGGaatgtttttttttcatatgTCCGTCCTTGATTTTTGTCGTACTCCCTGGGAATACAATACTGCTAAAGCCTTTGCATGGTCGCCTGATTTTATTTGTTACAAGTTCTTATTACTTTATTTATCTTGGAAAAAAGTCTGATTGAAGTGATTTAAAGAATGAACTGACAACCTCATAactattaattatatttgacgAGAGAATTtctctagactaggattgatGAATTGTAGCATTAAGACTACACCGATAGAAATATCGTATCTACACCACTGTAATAATCTTAAAGATAAGCCCAAATCTTTATGAGTCTCCACTATAGTTTTTCCTGATTTTTATTGTTTGTAAACAAATTATGGATATTTCATCCAAATTTATCTTACTACCTTTGATGCAGAAACCTTTACCAAGGTAAATGACACTGGCATCGCACAGCCTATTCCCAGCCCAAGTTTGCATGACTTGCAAATATATGGGATCATTGTGACCATCATCCTCTGTTTCATAGTCTTTGGTGGTGTGAAAATGATCAATCGAGTTGCACCAGCCTTTCTTATACCTGTTGTGTTCTCATTGTTCAGCATATTTCTTGGGATATTTCTGGCAAAGAAGGATCATCCAGCAGGTGTGTTGCCTCACTTGTTTTtgtattaattgataatttttataaatgtgTTGGAAGTTCTCCCGTTTAGCCCAACACAAATAATTTTTGGGGAAGATGATTGTTTGAGATATAAAAAAGGAAAACAAGCATCAAACCTTGTTTATTTCGGGAACCAAAACCAAGATGCCTTCGTCTTATATCTATACCATAGAATTGAAATGGTCATTTTATTTAATAGTTTAATGGATTTCAGACTGCTAAGAATATATACACACTTTTCATTTTATTGGGTATTATTGGACTCATTTGTGTTCCTAAAATTGTACAGTTGGAATTACGGGCTTGAGTTTGGATTCTTTCAAGGAAAATTGGAGTTCAGActatcaaacaacaaacaatgcTGGAATCCCTGATCCCGGTGGGAAAATATACTGGAACTTCAAGTGAGGCACCTAGTACATCTCAGttattttttctctttttacTGAATCTAGATttatattttatcatgtttaagAGTCTCAGTTCTCATTAAATTCACTATGCTGTTTTTggtcatttttttcttttgttgtgTCAACATCCTTCATACATGTTTTCTTTCCCAAGGATGTTTTGGGATTCTCTTGATATATTCTGTTGCAACAAGTTGTTTTCCATGGCTAAGTTGGCTTCCATCATTGATTCACGAGGataattttttgttaatttaCAATTAGATTGTGAATATGTCAAGACAAAGGTCGATTGTTTTGCTGAGGGTGTGTGTTCTTCAGTTATTATGAGTAGATGTTGTATATTTTTATAATCGGTTACCCCCTTCTTACTGGTCCATAATATTTCTTTTAGAATCGTGTTTctaaaaaacatgatttttgactGTAAAACATTGTCGAGAAGCTTGCTGCtgttgaataaataaattttgataacCTTCGAGAAACCTGGTCTTAACCATGTTCAAAGATGTGAAAAGGTCTTTACAAATACCATAAGCATGTGTTCCTCACATGATAGCCTGGTCTcaaatgtgattttattatagaTATCAACATAATATAGCTTGAATGAAACAAAGAATATTTGATGTGTGTGTTCTAACTGTCTTTACTTTCAGTGCACTAGTAGGACTTTTTTTCCCAGCTGTCACCGGGATTATGGCTGGTTCAAATCGTTCTGCCTCACTCAAGGATACTCAACGATCCATTCCTGTTGGGACCTTAGCCGCAACTTTGACAACTTCTGGTCTATATCTTGTTTCTGTGGTCTTTTTTGGTGCTCTTGCAAATAGGGAGAAACTTTTGACTGACAGGTATGTCGGTGCAAATTCTCAGTTTGTGCTGCATTTGCTGCATACTTTAGCTGTTTAtgttttctcctttcttctcaTGTACTGTGCTGATGCTGCAATTGTGTGCTACCTGTTACTGGCTAGGTTATGATCAAGAACTAGTCTGAGTGATCTTACTAATGTTATTCTCatttttattaatagttatgATTATAAGATTCTGTTGCTTTGGAGGATATATTTGTAGTACTGGAAAGGATTTTTTGGTAATGTGCAGGAGCTTGACGTTTGACACGAGATCTGGCGTCTACTATGCAAATGTTGAACATTAGAATGTGTGCTTAATAATTGGAAATGAATATTAGGGAAGGACTTGATGGTACTGATTTGAATGATGATCCAAATTGCTTATATCTATTTGATAACATCTTTGAAGTCTTTAGTAGTTCGATATGATTCATAACAAGTgctttgaattttaaattatggaTTTGAAGTTATTAGATCAAGTTTTTTAAAACATAGACAATATGTATGTTGAAGACGTTGTGGATACAGTTGCAGGGTTTTGAGTGCTATGTACACAGTAATACGTTTCACCAACTTCTGCTCTTGAAGGAGTTGATGGTGTTTAACCTAGGTCGCATCCTTCTGACTGTTGTGAAGTAATGGCAAATTTAAGAAAGTGGGACTactttcaaaagatcgggatgTCATACTTATTAGCTTTATATATCTTTTTCACAATATTTTTGTGTGATGTTTAGTTTGATGGCCAATAAATAAAACTTCTGTAATGTTTATTTATGTAGAGTGAATAAAGTGCAGCTTTTAACAAAGCCCTAACAGTGCTTTTATGGGGGCCTTAGAGGTTCTAGGACTTTTATGGCTGTATATTAATGACAGTGCTTTGttaaaatgttccaaaaggaacTCAAATTCACATTATGCACTTCTAGGTAACAGGAATTTTACAGATTATCAAATGCTTATTCCTGGCCTTATGGACAAGTTGGTTGTTTTcgttcaaattatattttattcagATTTTCAAATTAATTGAAGTTGTCCTGTATAAGGACTTGATTGAGCTGTGTGTGCAGGCTACTTACAGCTACTGTTGCTTGGCCTTTCCCTTCCATAATTTATATTGGTATTATACTCTCTACCTTAGGCGCAGCTCTACAGAGTTTGACTGGTGCCCCCCGACTTCTTGCAGCAATAGCCAATGATGACATCCTACCTGTGCTGAACTGCTTTAAAGTGGCAGATGGGAGTGAGCCTCATATTGCTACTCTATTCACTGCCTTCCTCTGCATTGGATGTGTAGTTATTGGCAATCTGGATCTTATCACGCCAACCATAACAATGTTTTACCTTTTGTGTTATGCGGGTGTCAACCTGTCCTGCTTTCTTTTGGATTTGTTAGATGCTCCCAGCTGGCGTCCTCGATGGAAATTTCATCACTGGAGCCTCTCTCTCATTGGAGCATTAATCTGTGTAGGTTAGTTTCCATGCTTACATTTCTTGGTATGCAGGATGAAATTTAGTTTAGAATGTGCTGGAGATGGTTAAGTTTGACACTTGTTCTTCAATATTCTGGTTCTGCCTATTAGTGCAAATGAGAGGGAGAGGGATTTATTAGTAGATTTCCTTATTCCTTTTTATCTTCATCTTTCGTTGGCTATTGAGTGCTGAGAAAAAGATAtgacattaatttttttatttttattgaatgaacCTCCTTGGTGATCCCAAGATATATGCATGATGTAACTTTAATTATCCGCTTTCACAATTCTGGCCCTGCTCATTCACCTAGATTGTTGGAGAGACTCATGTACATTCTGTCTGTTGATTAgatcaaaaatcaaaatttgtcTGTCGGCTAACAAAAGAAAGGAATTGTGGTTTACTTCATATTCCTTTGGAAATTGGATATTCGAGTTGTCTTTAATCCTGTTGGTTGGGTATTTGGTTAGTATTCCATTTAAATGTTGATATAATTGACCTGCATGACTCGTTTCGGCATTCCCTCAATTGAGGTGGATGAATTGATTAGCAAACGAATTCTAATCATGGCATGTGAAGTTCTTAgcaatataatttatttctcGTTCTTTATCATATGCGCAATTTttactaaatattttcttattttacTGTATTTTTCCTTTTCAGTGATTATGTTTTTAATATCTTGGACTTTCACTGTGGTGTCTCTGGCCTTGGCGACTCTAATATATTATTATGTGGGCATCAAAGGGAAAGCAGGAGACTGGGGTGATGGTTTCAAGAGTGCATACTTTCAACTTGCTCTTAGAAGCCTGCGATCTTTAGGAGGTTTGCATACTTATCTAGTTGATCAATCAAGGATTTTGATGTCAGTTTAATTAATTTTCTATTCGTGTCATCATTCTCACAGTGCAATTGTATTTTCAGCTAGCCAAGTACATCCAAAGAACTGGTATCCCATTCCTCTCATATTTTGCCGGCCTTGGGGCAAATTGCCTGAAAATGTACCTTGCCATCCTAAGCTTGCAGACTTTGCCAATTGTATGAAGAAAAAAGGCAGGGGAATGTCAATATTTGTTTCTATTTTAGATGGGGACTATCATGAGTGTGCTGAAGATGCAAAGGCTGCATGCAGGGCTCTCGGTACTTACATTGACTACAAAAAATGTGAAGGTGTTGCTGAGATAGTTGTCGCCCCTTCAATGTCTGATGGCTTCCGAGGTATTGTTCAGACAATGGGCCTTGGAAATCTGAAGCCTAATATTGTGGTGATGCGATACCCTGAGATCTGGCGCCGGGAAAATTTAACTGAAATACCAGCCACATTTGTCAGTATAATAAATGATTGCATTGTTGCAAACAAGGCAGTTGTTATCGTAAAGGGTCTCGATGAGTGGCCTAACGAGTATCAGAGACAATATGGGACCATCGATTTGTATTGGATTGTGAGAGACGGCGGTCTTATGCTGCTTCTTTCCCAGCTCCTCCTGACGAAAGAGAGCTTTGAGAGCTGCAAAATCCAGGTCTTCTGTATCACGGAAGAGGATTCTGATGCAGAGGAACTCAAGGTGGATGTAAAGAAGTTTCTTTATGATCTTCGAATGCAAGCTGAGGTAATCGTCATCTCAATGAAATCGTGGGATGCCCAAGCCGAGCAGCAGGATGATTCTGTGGAGGCATTCACCAGTGCACAAGAGAGAATTGCTAGTAAGCTTGACGAAATGAATGAAAGGGCTAGAAAAGAAGGGACGCCTTTGCTCGCTGATGGTAAGCCAGTTGTTGTTAACGAGCAGCAAGTAGAAAAATTCCTATACACCACTTTCAAGCTTAATTCAACGATACTTAGATACTCTAGAATGGCTGCTGTTGTCCTGGTAAGTCTTCCGGCGCCTCCTTTGAGCCATCCTGCTTATTTTTATATGGAGTACATGGATGTCTTGGTTGAAAATGTGCCTCGTCTTTTGATGGTTCGAGGATACCGTAGAGACGTCGTTACATTGTTCACATAGTTTACTCGATACGGACGTATCTTTATCTTGCATTGGTCGATAACTTCAATCATCTCTAAGTATGTACTTTTAGCTTTACCCCCGGTTTTTAAAGATACCTAGTGGCATTTTCAGCTTCCCTCGTTTCTATTATTTTGCCCCGGGTATGGTATGTTTATGTGTGTCATATTTGTTTATTCTTTCCATTATTCGATAGATTATAAGTGCGGTTTTTTTGTGTTCCGACTACTTGGACATAAAATTAATGGCCATCCAAAAATAAACACTGACATATCCAAAAGATGCTAAGACTCGAAACGTAATACCTTTTAACTAGCTAAGTTAATTAGTCCCCTCTTTTTAAACCTTGCAACTAATCCATATCTGTTTTTTGTTCGATTATGATGTGAATCACCTATTAGAAACTAAGTGAGCCGTCGTAGATTTTCCGTATATATATCTAAAATTTATGCCCGAGAGAGAAAAATTAAACATATTAAAGCAACTATTTAAGTATACCCACCCACCCCATTGCTACTAAGGTTAGGGACTATGGTTATGATATAAACGAAATCCAAAAGGTCAATTTTTAAACGATTTTGTGAgaagtattattatttattattatatgtatatatcgAATAAACTGTCACTCTTTTAACTAATGGGTAGAAAACGATCTAAAATACGTGAAGGTTCGGTATTTCTTATTTTACGTTACATGATCAATTTTATTTCTCAAGTAAATAAAAGAAATGCAAAGATTTGTTGTTCGTAGAATCTGATTAATTCGTGTGGGAGAATCAACCATGAGCTGGCTATACATTCGGTAGAGTAAATTCAATCTAGAGATTTTATaacttttttaaatgatatatttCTATCCCTTTCTTTATTTCTAGAATGTatcactaaaagattttgattattATACATTTCTACAAACTCACTTCAGTAGGACTTACTTCTTGCCTACTGAAACTTCTATATTACAACTCACTTAATGAATTTTGATTTTTGGAAAGATTCTTTCTACAAATTGCAAACTTTTCATACTTTTCCGCCGgtaaatataatgaaaaatgtaaaaacaataatgacacataTGATCTTCTGAATCTGATAGAACTTCATAGCGTGTGTTGGTTTTTTTGTAGACTTTCAGTATGATAAACTAGAAGGTGTGAGTGATTTCACAATTTCACAAAAAGGTAAGTGTTTGTGAACACATCATAAAGCATTTTTTTAAATCATCTTCAACGTTTGAATGAAAATGACTCTTTTTTTCGTTACGAGTACCTGAATCCAAGAAtagacttgttatttgtttTTGTACCCAAAATGGTagtgatcaattaattatttatacgATTCCTTTAATGATTTTAAATAAAGTGTATTACTATACAGAACGACTACAATAAATAGAGACATCAGATAATACAAACTAAATAGATATCACTAGTGTAACAGATTATCAAGATTATCATAAAAGACTAACTTTATAACTACTGCTTCTGATTCTGTGTTACTTCATTCTCAATTCGGTCTACTTTCATTTCTTCTTAAGATATGTCCAGATTCTCCTTAAATAGTTCAATACCAAAAGTCATGATTCTGATTTTTCTTAGCTTCTGGTTTTCCTTAATCAACTCAATACAAAAAAACTGTAAGAGTTTTCTTAAACATCACATcactacaattaaaataatttaattttatttatttcataaacGCTATCTAATAGATAAGTTTACATGAGATATTTAATGCAtggagtattatttttatttaaaaagaaatatttttcacaATTTATATTGTGGTTGCCTCCATCACTATTCACAATAATTTCATCCAATaccatttttatatattattgtaTAATATGTTCCAAATTGAAAACTCTGATCTCTAAACttatcaattcaattctgatctCTAAACTTATCAAAGATGTTTTTATCAACTGAGataattatttcaaacattAGTATCAAATTATCATATATACATTAACAAAATGATACCTTCTTCTTAATAAACTTCTTGTAGATAAAGATTTATTCAAAAGATTTAAAATAGGTATTTTGTGATATAgtatcacgaatttttatctgtgagacgggtcaaccctaccaatattcacaataaaaagtaatactattagcataaaaagtaatactttttcatgcatgacccaaataagatatctgtctcacaaaatacgacctgtgagaccgtctcccacaaatttttgccaaagaTTTATCGTATTTTCaattataattttcaaaatgaaaattcaaaatctCTGTACAAATATTCaaataatg is a window encoding:
- the LOC140813565 gene encoding cation-chloride cotransporter 1-like isoform X2, with the protein product MLPEGRDGSVPNLEGVNGSQTESKLGFFSLDSLVNIPGLRIMVSDQIPAPSSPRDGEDVNINLDRPKIAGVKLGTMMGVFVPCLQNILGIIYYIRFSWIVGMAGIGESLLLVAFCGSCTFLTTISLSAIATNGAMKGGGPYYLIGRALGPEVGVSIGLCFFLGNAVAGSLYVLGAVETFLKAVPEAGLFRETFTKVNDTGIAQPIPSPSLHDLQIYGIIVTIILCFIVFGGVKMINRVAPAFLIPVVFSLFSIFLGIFLAKKDHPAVGITGLSLDSFKENWSSDYQTTNNAGIPDPGGKIYWNFNALVGLFFPAVTGIMAGSNRSASLKDTQRSIPVGTLAATLTTSGLYLVSVVFFGALANREKLLTDRLLTATVAWPFPSIIYIGIILSTLGAALQSLTGAPRLLAAIANDDILPVLNCFKVADGSEPHIATLFTAFLCIGCVVIGNLDLITPTITMFYLLCYAGVNLSCFLLDLLDAPSWRPRWKFHHWSLSLIGALICVVIMFLISWTFTVVSLALATLIYYYVGIKGKAGDWGDGFKSAYFQLALRSLRSLGASQVHPKNWYPIPLIFCRPWGKLPENVPCHPKLADFANCMKKKGRGMSIFVSILDGDYHECAEDAKAACRALGTYIDYKKCEGVAEIVVAPSMSDGFRGIVQTMGLGNLKPNIVVMRYPEIWRRENLTEIPATFVSIINDCIVANKAVVIVKGLDEWPNEYQRQYGTIDLYWIVRDGGLMLLLSQLLLTKESFESCKIQVFCITEEDSDAEELKVDVKKFLYDLRMQAEVIVISMKSWDAQAEQQDDSVEAFTSAQERIASKLDEMNERARKEGTPLLADGKPVVVNEQQVEKFLYTTFKLNSTILRYSRMAAVVLVSLPAPPLSHPAYFYMEYMDVLVENVPRLLMVRGYRRDVVTLFT
- the LOC140813565 gene encoding cation-chloride cotransporter 1-like isoform X1, which translates into the protein MATDNGGADIETSDDNEFSSGRGAGGRKYRPVFAHDQDRAVLDMSSIDPSSGASSSDSFSNRNDLKKIKVGMQANMLPEGRDGSVPNLEGVNGSQTESKLGFFSLDSLVNIPGLRIMVSDQIPAPSSPRDGEDVNINLDRPKIAGVKLGTMMGVFVPCLQNILGIIYYIRFSWIVGMAGIGESLLLVAFCGSCTFLTTISLSAIATNGAMKGGGPYYLIGRALGPEVGVSIGLCFFLGNAVAGSLYVLGAVETFLKAVPEAGLFRETFTKVNDTGIAQPIPSPSLHDLQIYGIIVTIILCFIVFGGVKMINRVAPAFLIPVVFSLFSIFLGIFLAKKDHPAVGITGLSLDSFKENWSSDYQTTNNAGIPDPGGKIYWNFNALVGLFFPAVTGIMAGSNRSASLKDTQRSIPVGTLAATLTTSGLYLVSVVFFGALANREKLLTDRLLTATVAWPFPSIIYIGIILSTLGAALQSLTGAPRLLAAIANDDILPVLNCFKVADGSEPHIATLFTAFLCIGCVVIGNLDLITPTITMFYLLCYAGVNLSCFLLDLLDAPSWRPRWKFHHWSLSLIGALICVVIMFLISWTFTVVSLALATLIYYYVGIKGKAGDWGDGFKSAYFQLALRSLRSLGASQVHPKNWYPIPLIFCRPWGKLPENVPCHPKLADFANCMKKKGRGMSIFVSILDGDYHECAEDAKAACRALGTYIDYKKCEGVAEIVVAPSMSDGFRGIVQTMGLGNLKPNIVVMRYPEIWRRENLTEIPATFVSIINDCIVANKAVVIVKGLDEWPNEYQRQYGTIDLYWIVRDGGLMLLLSQLLLTKESFESCKIQVFCITEEDSDAEELKVDVKKFLYDLRMQAEVIVISMKSWDAQAEQQDDSVEAFTSAQERIASKLDEMNERARKEGTPLLADGKPVVVNEQQVEKFLYTTFKLNSTILRYSRMAAVVLVSLPAPPLSHPAYFYMEYMDVLVENVPRLLMVRGYRRDVVTLFT